Proteins found in one Persephonella sp. genomic segment:
- the nusG gene encoding transcription termination/antitermination protein NusG, giving the protein MSEERKNQEEIKEESQQEKQEDKKKWYALYTQSNLEIRAKENLLRMLELNNMKDLVEKVLVPAEEKVVIKSMGKERYRLSLKGANREIEVMGKKGITKFKIEDGKVRVIESVEGDEQCVQHSPIYKPGQKIQCKENKTEAKIILENKIFPGYLLIKAELNDDLIDLIKKTPYIIGFVSAGGVPVPLDEKDIQKVLGQIEKGAPKVKKLLFQKGDQVRVIEGPFMNFTGTVEEVIPDKEKLIVSISIFGRSTPVELEFSQVEKI; this is encoded by the coding sequence ATGTCTGAAGAAAGGAAAAATCAAGAAGAAATAAAAGAAGAAAGCCAGCAGGAAAAACAAGAAGATAAGAAGAAATGGTATGCCCTTTATACCCAGTCTAATTTAGAGATAAGGGCAAAAGAAAACCTTCTAAGAATGCTTGAGCTTAATAATATGAAAGACCTTGTTGAAAAGGTTCTTGTTCCTGCTGAAGAAAAAGTCGTAATTAAATCCATGGGGAAAGAAAGATACAGGCTGTCTCTGAAAGGTGCAAATAGAGAAATAGAGGTAATGGGTAAAAAAGGTATAACTAAATTCAAAATAGAAGATGGTAAAGTTAGGGTTATTGAAAGTGTAGAAGGCGATGAGCAGTGTGTTCAGCACAGTCCTATATATAAACCCGGACAGAAAATCCAATGTAAAGAAAATAAAACAGAAGCAAAAATCATACTTGAAAATAAAATATTCCCAGGATATCTACTGATTAAAGCTGAGCTTAATGATGACCTTATAGATTTAATAAAGAAAACTCCATATATTATAGGATTTGTAAGTGCAGGAGGAGTTCCTGTTCCACTTGATGAAAAGGACATACAAAAAGTTCTTGGACAGATAGAAAAAGGAGCTCCAAAAGTTAAGAAATTACTATTCCAAAAAGGAGACCAGGTAAGAGTTATAGAAGGTCCATTTATGAACTTTACAGGAACTGTAGAAGAGGTTATCCCAGACAAAGAAAAATTAATAGTTTCTATATCAATATTTGGAAGGTCTACACCGGTTGAACTTGAGTTCTCTCAGGTAGAGAAGATATAA